One Pelagicoccus enzymogenes DNA window includes the following coding sequences:
- a CDS encoding ABC transporter permease, whose product MSSSSFPALRQSLRRLRRERGFTATVLLTLALCIGANVAMFAVIDAILLRALPFEKSERLVTLMNSYPGAGAPRIGASLPNYYERREGMESFESVSIYQGGSVIVGEAGSPQRVPRDRVSIEFFETLKAPLLMGQPFTEEQTLYENSGVAILTYEYWQDYFNGDPDVLNRELMVDGLSQRVVGVLGPDFTFLNSDARFFNPTASNLEDREIGRRHSNNFRMIARLKEGVTVEAAQDEMNRHNELMSETDPYAEMVRNAGFETIVVNLHEEVVREAKPILLILQAGAFSLLLIGCVNLVNLLLIRAKGRAKETAVRQALGAGRRDLARETLLETVTLALVGGLLGIGVGAASIRMLETLGSQQLPLGATISLDGRVLLVSLLGAFAVGLALALPIVALNARRNLAPALQAESRTGTVSRGAQRVRHGFIVVQIALAFALLASAGLLGLSLRKALQNDPGFESENVLTASISLPWKTYPETEPRQAFLQRLREALANVPGVAEVGMSNCLPFSGNVSNNATVVEGVELKPGDSLRAHWVGFGFGEYWQSLGIPLVEGRYLSEAEQVGEQRVCMVDTAFVERYWPGESALGRRLATDVELNEENAMTIVGVVETVKQNDLTEEVSQGMIYTPFRLRAQQFFFITLKTQVLPESVSDALREAVLRIDPELPVDNIRLLQDRIDDSLLIRRSPAILAGIFAGVALLLAAIGTYGVLAYAVGERGREIGVRMAIGAQPGQVLGSFLLMGAKLLAGGALLGAAVSWLAGIGMKSVLYEVVPYDVGVLLATALALSVVVFLASYLPSSKAARVSPMEAMREE is encoded by the coding sequence CAACGTGGCGATGTTCGCGGTTATCGACGCGATCTTGCTGCGAGCCTTGCCATTTGAGAAGAGCGAGCGGCTGGTGACTTTGATGAATTCCTATCCGGGAGCGGGGGCCCCGCGCATCGGGGCGTCCTTGCCCAACTACTACGAGCGACGCGAGGGCATGGAGTCCTTCGAGTCGGTCTCGATCTACCAGGGCGGCAGCGTTATTGTGGGAGAAGCGGGATCGCCGCAACGGGTGCCGCGGGACCGCGTTTCGATCGAGTTTTTCGAGACCTTGAAAGCGCCTCTGCTGATGGGGCAGCCGTTTACGGAAGAGCAGACGCTTTACGAGAATTCCGGAGTGGCGATCCTCACTTACGAGTACTGGCAGGACTATTTCAACGGCGACCCGGACGTCCTGAATCGCGAGCTGATGGTGGACGGCTTGTCCCAGCGGGTCGTTGGGGTGCTCGGGCCGGACTTCACTTTTCTCAACAGCGACGCGCGCTTCTTCAACCCCACGGCGTCGAACTTGGAAGATCGGGAGATTGGGCGGCGTCATTCGAACAACTTCCGCATGATCGCTCGCTTGAAGGAAGGCGTCACGGTGGAGGCCGCTCAAGACGAGATGAATCGCCACAACGAGCTAATGTCGGAGACGGATCCCTACGCGGAGATGGTGCGCAACGCCGGCTTCGAGACCATCGTGGTGAACTTGCACGAAGAGGTGGTGAGGGAGGCGAAGCCGATCCTGCTGATTCTGCAGGCGGGGGCCTTTTCGCTGCTGTTGATCGGTTGCGTGAATTTGGTGAACTTGTTGCTGATTCGGGCCAAGGGGCGGGCCAAGGAAACGGCGGTGCGGCAAGCCTTGGGAGCGGGGCGCAGGGATCTGGCGCGTGAAACCTTGCTGGAAACGGTGACGCTCGCCCTCGTCGGAGGCTTGTTGGGAATAGGCGTGGGCGCTGCGAGTATTCGAATGTTGGAGACGCTCGGATCGCAGCAATTGCCTCTTGGGGCAACGATTTCGCTGGATGGGCGAGTGTTGCTGGTGTCCTTGCTCGGGGCTTTTGCGGTGGGCTTGGCCTTGGCTCTGCCGATAGTGGCTTTGAACGCCCGTCGAAATCTGGCGCCAGCCCTGCAGGCGGAGTCGCGTACGGGCACGGTATCGCGCGGTGCCCAGCGAGTGCGGCACGGTTTTATCGTGGTGCAGATCGCCTTGGCGTTTGCCTTGCTGGCGAGCGCGGGGCTGCTGGGCTTGAGCTTGCGCAAGGCCTTGCAGAACGATCCTGGATTCGAATCGGAGAATGTCTTAACTGCCAGCATCTCGCTTCCATGGAAAACGTATCCAGAAACTGAACCGCGACAGGCCTTCTTGCAGCGTTTGCGCGAAGCGTTGGCCAACGTACCGGGCGTCGCCGAGGTGGGAATGTCGAACTGCCTGCCTTTCAGCGGAAACGTGAGCAACAATGCCACGGTGGTGGAAGGGGTGGAATTGAAGCCGGGCGATTCGCTGCGGGCGCACTGGGTCGGCTTTGGCTTTGGCGAGTATTGGCAAAGCTTGGGAATCCCTCTGGTGGAAGGCCGCTACTTGAGCGAAGCCGAGCAGGTTGGAGAGCAACGTGTTTGTATGGTGGATACGGCTTTCGTGGAGCGCTATTGGCCGGGGGAAAGCGCCTTGGGGCGTCGCCTCGCTACGGACGTGGAGCTGAACGAGGAGAATGCCATGACCATCGTGGGCGTGGTGGAGACCGTTAAGCAAAACGACCTTACGGAAGAGGTTTCCCAAGGCATGATCTACACGCCGTTTCGGCTGCGAGCCCAGCAGTTCTTTTTCATTACCTTGAAGACGCAGGTCTTGCCGGAATCGGTGAGCGACGCCTTGCGCGAAGCGGTGCTGCGAATCGATCCGGAGTTGCCGGTAGACAACATTCGGCTGTTGCAGGATCGCATCGACGACAGCCTGCTGATCCGCCGTTCGCCTGCGATCCTGGCGGGGATTTTCGCGGGAGTGGCCCTCTTGCTGGCGGCGATTGGAACGTACGGTGTGCTGGCCTACGCGGTGGGAGAACGCGGCCGCGAGATCGGAGTTCGCATGGCGATCGGGGCTCAGCCGGGACAGGTCCTGGGCAGTTTCCTCTTGATGGGAGCGAAGCTGCTGGCGGGTGGCGCCCTGTTGGGAGCAGCTGTCTCTTGGCTAGCGGGTATCGGGATGAAAAGCGTGCTCTACGAAGTGGTGCCCTACGACGTTGGCGTGCTGCTGGCTACGGCCTTGGCCCTGTCGGTTGTGGTTTTCTTGGCGAGCTATTTGCCGTCGAGCAAGGCAGCTCGGGTGTCGCCGATGGAAGCGATGCGCGAGGAGTGA
- a CDS encoding peptidylprolyl isomerase → MTFKKALFSALSATLLVSLSNAQTLQRVSHPADQTFDNLTTSYSLDLSQFLEVPGITGQIVILETDQGNIALEMLANDAPKTVTNFLSYVNDGSYDNSIIHRSVPSFIIQGGGFKSTIPVEDVPDKDPVVNEYKISNTRGTVAMAKLGGDPNSATNGWFINLNNNSENLDNQNGGFTVFAKVIGSGMTVADAIAALPRYNFGSPFNEMPIERVLDSDVTVEDFVTLPSVYEADLFPSANSSPSFVSYSAVSSSNAEVANATIDDIDGNQLTLTLGQGQTGSSDITVTASDPNGNTVELAFTITLEEPYVTLDSDSQEIGFQAENYQLGLDSNTVWQAENVPSWVSLSSSSGDGSEQLTVTVSANEASTPRSATFTINGQSHTIQQRSDFDGWLANYFTATEIAAMTPDVYTADSDGDGVSNLAENTLGLDPSDPNSRIQSHLDFDGSTYTLTYSPYSELVTFQLEKSDNLQAWNELSANPTTIENSLRFELPADSTTQSFYQLVLDSFFFSAPGS, encoded by the coding sequence GTGACTTTCAAAAAAGCCCTTTTTTCCGCCCTTTCAGCAACGCTGCTCGTCAGCCTATCCAACGCCCAAACCTTGCAGCGCGTCTCCCACCCGGCTGACCAGACCTTCGACAATCTCACCACGAGCTACAGCCTCGACCTGTCGCAGTTCTTGGAAGTCCCCGGGATAACCGGTCAGATCGTCATCCTCGAAACAGACCAAGGCAACATCGCTCTGGAAATGCTGGCCAACGATGCCCCCAAAACCGTCACCAACTTTCTTAGCTACGTGAACGACGGCAGCTACGACAATAGCATTATCCACCGTTCAGTCCCTTCGTTCATAATCCAGGGAGGCGGCTTCAAGTCCACAATCCCCGTAGAAGATGTCCCTGATAAAGACCCCGTCGTAAACGAGTACAAAATCTCCAACACACGCGGAACCGTGGCAATGGCAAAACTTGGCGGCGACCCCAACAGCGCTACCAATGGTTGGTTTATCAACCTCAACAATAATTCCGAGAATCTCGACAACCAAAACGGCGGCTTCACCGTATTCGCAAAGGTGATCGGTTCAGGCATGACAGTGGCAGACGCAATCGCCGCTCTGCCTAGATACAATTTCGGAAGCCCCTTCAACGAGATGCCAATCGAACGCGTTCTCGATTCAGACGTCACCGTAGAAGACTTCGTAACGCTCCCCTCCGTTTACGAAGCCGACCTTTTCCCGTCTGCCAACTCCTCGCCGAGCTTCGTATCCTATTCCGCCGTAAGCTCCTCAAACGCAGAGGTAGCCAACGCCACCATCGACGACATAGACGGCAACCAGCTCACCCTCACGCTCGGCCAGGGCCAGACCGGAAGCTCCGACATCACCGTCACCGCTTCCGACCCCAACGGCAACACGGTCGAACTCGCTTTCACGATCACCCTCGAGGAACCATACGTCACTCTCGATAGCGACTCCCAAGAGATCGGATTCCAAGCGGAAAACTACCAACTCGGTCTCGACTCCAATACCGTTTGGCAAGCGGAAAACGTGCCCTCGTGGGTCTCCTTGTCTTCCAGCTCCGGGGACGGATCCGAACAACTCACCGTTACCGTCTCCGCTAACGAGGCCTCCACTCCGCGCTCGGCCACATTCACAATAAATGGCCAATCCCATACCATTCAGCAACGAAGCGACTTCGACGGCTGGCTCGCCAACTACTTCACAGCGACCGAAATCGCCGCCATGACACCTGACGTTTACACGGCGGATAGCGACGGTGACGGCGTCAGCAACCTAGCAGAAAACACGCTCGGCTTAGACCCCAGCGATCCCAATTCCCGGATTCAAAGCCATCTGGACTTCGACGGAAGCACCTACACCTTGACCTATTCTCCCTACTCGGAACTCGTCACCTTCCAATTGGAGAAAAGTGATAACCTGCAAGCTTGGAACGAACTCTCAGCCAATCCCACCACCATCGAAAACTCCCTACGTTTCGAGCTGCCGGCTGACAGCACAACACAGAGTTTCTACCAACTCGTGCTGGACAGCTTCTTCTTCTCCGCACCGGGTTCTTAA